Genomic DNA from Shewanella woodyi ATCC 51908:
TAACGGTATGCCGATGTATACGCTGGACCCATACCATCGCCAATGAGGTAGATGATGTTTTTCGGTAGCTGAACAGTGGCCATTTCAAGACTGGATTGGGGACTTTGTGCTAACACTTGCATTGAAAGAATAGAGCAACAAATAGCTGATAAAGTAAGGCGTTTGTTGAGATGAAACATAAATTACTTCCCGAAAAATAGACTCTCTAGAGTGTGAGAAAACACAGTGTTAAAAGCGTTTTTTCGCCGCCTAAAGCGTTAAATCAACTTTCAGCGGCGAATAGACTCAGTGGAGTGACACTTGAGGTGTTAAGGCTTTATTATTTGAGCGCTCACTTCCGCCAGTTAGTTTTGGTTGCTGTAGGTGCTGCTTAAGCCAGCTTTCCTGCTCCCAAAGCATATGGAGAATGGACTCTTTTGCTTTATAACTGTGGCTTTCATAGGGGAAGGTGGTCAATCTTGCTTGTCCACCAAGTCCACGGATAGCTTTAAATAAACGAGCGGATTGCATCGGGTAGGTGCCAGAATTTGAATCCATCTCTCCGTGCATAAGTAGTAGGGGTTCATCAATTTTATCGGCATGGGTAAAGGGAGATATCTGCTGATATAGGCTAGGTGCTTCCCAGTAGTTTCGTTTTTCATGTTGAAAACCGAAGGGAGTTAAACTGCGATTATAGGCGCCACTTCTGGCGATGCCTGCGGCAAATAGATCCGAGTGAGCTAATAGGTTTGCGACCATAAATGCGCCGTAGGAGTGACCACCAATAGCTACTCTATCTCTGTCGGCAACGCCCATGGTGACGAGTGTGTCGATAGCGGCTTGGGCATTGTTCACCAGTTGAGTTCTGAAACTGTCATTGGGCTTATCTTTTCCTTCACCTATGATGGGCATGGCTACACGATCGAACACAGCAAATCCGTTAGCAACAAATGGAACTGGCCCCTTGGGACTTATCTGTGTGTACTGATTTTCTGAGTAATTAACCTGGCTCGCCACTTCGGCATTCTTATACTCGCGGGGGTAGGCCCACATTAAGACAGGTAATGGACCATCCTCTTTGTTGTAGTTTGACGGTAGATAAAGCACTCCAGAGAGTGGTACGCCATCCTCACGCTTGTACTTTACAAGCTGTCTGCTCATCCCTTTAAACGCATTGAGTGACTGAGGGTTACGGTATAAAACTTTCTCTTTTCCGGACTCGACGTTGAGCAGAACCAGATGTGAAGGCGTGTCATTGGATTGTCGGTTTAGCACTAAGGTGAGGGGCTGAAGATCTACCACATACCTTACTGTTTCAAGCTGCTTATCTGATGAACGCCATAGGGTATTAGAGAGATAGCCAGCGGGTTGCTCATCTGTGTTTTTTAGGGTGAGGGACTTTAAGAATGGCTGATAACCTTGGGGAGATGCGCCGAGTCCATAGTGAAGTAAGGTATTATTTTCCGTATGAAATACACGACCTAAAGGTTTACCCTTGTTATAGGCTTGAGTGCGATAAAGTTTTCCGGGGTCTTTATAGGTATCGCGTATGGCTTTTTGATACCAAAGGACTAGCTGAGGCTCACTGCTCGCTTCTGTATTGAGAAAGCTCACTCTCATCTGTTTCTTGTCTGAATGACGTTCAGTGATCAGCGCTCTGTTTTGCTCTCCCCATTTTACCTGGCTGATCCTCCACGGAGTGTTAACTAAAGGTTTAGGGGCGAGGTTGAAAGGGGCATCGAGCTGCAGTAGTTGATCTCTGTGAGAAGCTTTGACTCTGCTGTCTCCTTTGTCCAAAGCTTTGGCAAAGGCTAAGGTGCTGGGTTTGTCACTGCGCCAATGTATCATGCGTGGACCTTTCCTAACCGAATCGCTTCCTGGCGGTCGGTATTCACTGCTCTCTAATAAGGCCAAAGTTGACAGCTTTTTACCTGATGTATGAAAAATCTCTACCGATTGGGCGAAATCATAATACTTAACCATATGGGAAAATGGTGGTGCAATACGTTTTACCAGCAAGTAGTTGTCATCGGGTGATAGGTGATAACTGATATTTATCCCTGGCTGGCCTATGTTGGTGGTGTTGCCATCAAGGGAAATGAGGGTTAGTTGGCTAGTCGTTAATGCGCTGAACCTTGCCTCATCACTGGGGTTTTTAAGCAGATCTTGATAGGTCCTTCTGGGGGCTTTTTTACCTAAAGTCTCGCTGATGTTAGGGGTGATACTTGTGGACTTAGCTTTAATGTTCGGCGCTTTACTCGCAAGGTTAGTGATCACTCCCTTACTGCTATTTAGCCAGCGGTAGTTAAGCCCAAGTGTTGCGTTAAGTCGTTTTGGGTTTATGACTCTGGTGAGCTTGGTTTCTATCTCATAGAGGTAGAGATCGGCACCTGTATCTGAAAGCCCGATAAAGCTTAGATAGCGACTGTCGGGTGAAAATTGAACATTGGTTAACTCAACTCCTTGTGGGATCTCAATGTGAATAGGTGCTTGGCTTAACTCACTGTTATCTGACCCCGTTTTACTTAGGTTTACCTGCTTTAAATTAACGAGCTCTATGTTGAGGTAGCTGAACTTTACTCGACTAGGAATAAGCTGTTTGGGGGATAATCTGAGTCCAGCAAGTTTGAGCTCTTTCCGTGCTAAATGCTCAATCGATGGGTGGGTTCTAGGAGTAAGAATTGCCAGCCATTGCCCATTGTCGGATAAACGCGTACTGACTTTTTTTGTCTGCTTAACCACATCTTGCAGAGGTTTTGAGGGAAGTTGGTATTCACTACTGAATAGCGGAGGAGTGAAGATAAGCAGTGTTGAACATGCGATTAGAGCATACCTTGCAAAGGTGGGATGGAACATTCTTATCTCCTGAAGATGAGAAAGTAGTAAGTCGAAGTTAGCTACTATTGAGACGCCTGCTTTGTTTTGCTTCTTAGTGAGTAGCGTCTGTATTTAGTTAAAATTTGAGCCGATTATAAGCTGGTTATACTTGTAGTGAATTTGGTTGAGTACAGCAATCTGTCTTGGGTCGTTTATTTGTTGTTTATACATCTATTTAACATCTATATCATTATTTATCAATTGCTTATCTATTGACCT
This window encodes:
- a CDS encoding alpha/beta hydrolase family protein, which codes for MFHPTFARYALIACSTLLIFTPPLFSSEYQLPSKPLQDVVKQTKKVSTRLSDNGQWLAILTPRTHPSIEHLARKELKLAGLRLSPKQLIPSRVKFSYLNIELVNLKQVNLSKTGSDNSELSQAPIHIEIPQGVELTNVQFSPDSRYLSFIGLSDTGADLYLYEIETKLTRVINPKRLNATLGLNYRWLNSSKGVITNLASKAPNIKAKSTSITPNISETLGKKAPRRTYQDLLKNPSDEARFSALTTSQLTLISLDGNTTNIGQPGINISYHLSPDDNYLLVKRIAPPFSHMVKYYDFAQSVEIFHTSGKKLSTLALLESSEYRPPGSDSVRKGPRMIHWRSDKPSTLAFAKALDKGDSRVKASHRDQLLQLDAPFNLAPKPLVNTPWRISQVKWGEQNRALITERHSDKKQMRVSFLNTEASSEPQLVLWYQKAIRDTYKDPGKLYRTQAYNKGKPLGRVFHTENNTLLHYGLGASPQGYQPFLKSLTLKNTDEQPAGYLSNTLWRSSDKQLETVRYVVDLQPLTLVLNRQSNDTPSHLVLLNVESGKEKVLYRNPQSLNAFKGMSRQLVKYKREDGVPLSGVLYLPSNYNKEDGPLPVLMWAYPREYKNAEVASQVNYSENQYTQISPKGPVPFVANGFAVFDRVAMPIIGEGKDKPNDSFRTQLVNNAQAAIDTLVTMGVADRDRVAIGGHSYGAFMVANLLAHSDLFAAGIARSGAYNRSLTPFGFQHEKRNYWEAPSLYQQISPFTHADKIDEPLLLMHGEMDSNSGTYPMQSARLFKAIRGLGGQARLTTFPYESHSYKAKESILHMLWEQESWLKQHLQQPKLTGGSERSNNKALTPQVSLH